The following coding sequences lie in one Chelatococcus sp. YT9 genomic window:
- a CDS encoding Na+/H+ antiporter subunit E — MTRASRTHERLTPQRLFGRCFSFLALWMILIGPGLKDLPIGLLAVLVATWASMALWPPGGSPSPRGIIGFLMYFLPRSVSAGIDVARRAMTTPPTLAPGVVTYRTSLPPGMGRDAARTVMSLQPGKLPIASESDGTLLEGSEFRAWP; from the coding sequence ATGACACGGGCCTCGCGCACTCACGAGCGCCTAACCCCCCAGAGACTTTTTGGACGGTGCTTCTCCTTTCTCGCACTTTGGATGATCCTGATCGGACCGGGTTTAAAAGACCTGCCCATCGGTCTCCTCGCGGTATTAGTCGCAACCTGGGCCAGCATGGCTCTTTGGCCGCCGGGTGGAAGCCCCTCGCCGCGCGGCATCATCGGTTTCCTTATGTACTTTCTCCCCCGGTCAGTGTCAGCAGGCATCGATGTGGCCCGGCGTGCCATGACGACGCCGCCGACGCTGGCGCCGGGCGTGGTGACCTATCGGACATCGCTCCCGCCGGGCATGGGCCGCGATGCAGCTCGGACCGTCATGAGCCTTCAGCCGGGCAAATTGCCAATCGCCTCGGAAAGC
- the hutH gene encoding histidine ammonia-lyase: protein MSTIILDGNSLTIEDVVQIARQGAKVAIADRARHEIVRVRAYIEENWLTENAPPTYGFNTGVGKLKDYAISQADNDKFQRNIVLSHCSGIGEPASEEIVRAMIAVRINAFCLGVSGLRIEVVDRLVEMLNRGVHPVVPIQGSVGASGDLAPLAHMVSVLIGYEEAEAIFEGERMPAPAALEKAGIAPVTFDLRAKDCLALINGNSLCAGMASLNLWDAERLMKLADATGALSLEAIRGEQAAFDPRIHAVRKQPGQIATAENIRRIIAGSRRTTEACRAVHLEDDILHPKHSARVQDQYSFRCLPQVHGSCRDQLEHCKAIVTRELNAATDNPLVFWNDRGALEFLSGGNFHCEPLGFAMDILAIALVEIGNISERRLFALCDTTLNYGLPPNLAGKPIGLNYGYGIISTAAAAVASENKTLAFPSTADTIPTKSSQEDHVSMATWACRKTRQVLDNVPKILGIEAMLAAKAIFLTQEALGGFQLGGGSQALYDLIKSRLPLQQEDAYMQRQSVPAIKMAQSGELLAAVEARVGALK from the coding sequence TTGAGCACTATCATTCTAGACGGTAACAGCCTGACGATCGAAGATGTCGTCCAGATTGCCCGCCAAGGGGCGAAAGTCGCGATTGCGGATCGCGCGCGTCATGAGATCGTGCGCGTACGGGCCTACATCGAGGAAAACTGGCTGACCGAGAATGCCCCGCCAACCTATGGTTTCAATACCGGCGTCGGCAAGCTGAAGGACTATGCCATCAGCCAGGCTGACAATGACAAGTTCCAGCGCAACATTGTTCTCTCCCACTGCTCGGGCATCGGCGAGCCGGCTTCCGAGGAGATCGTCCGCGCCATGATCGCGGTGCGCATCAATGCGTTCTGCCTTGGTGTCTCGGGTCTGAGGATCGAGGTCGTGGACCGGCTGGTCGAGATGCTCAATCGCGGCGTGCATCCTGTCGTGCCGATCCAGGGCTCTGTCGGCGCGTCCGGCGACCTCGCGCCGCTCGCGCATATGGTCTCCGTGCTCATCGGCTACGAAGAGGCCGAGGCGATCTTCGAGGGCGAGCGTATGCCGGCCCCCGCGGCGCTGGAGAAGGCCGGCATCGCGCCCGTGACTTTCGACCTGCGCGCCAAGGATTGCCTCGCGCTTATCAACGGCAACAGCCTGTGCGCTGGCATGGCTTCCCTGAACCTCTGGGATGCCGAGCGCCTCATGAAGCTCGCCGACGCCACCGGCGCCCTGAGCCTGGAGGCCATCCGCGGCGAGCAGGCGGCCTTCGATCCACGCATCCATGCGGTGCGCAAGCAGCCGGGCCAGATCGCCACGGCCGAGAATATTCGCCGGATCATCGCCGGTAGCCGACGCACCACGGAAGCCTGCCGCGCGGTGCATCTGGAGGACGACATCCTCCACCCGAAACATTCCGCCCGCGTGCAGGACCAGTATTCCTTCCGTTGTCTGCCGCAGGTGCACGGCAGCTGCCGTGACCAGCTCGAGCACTGCAAGGCCATCGTGACGCGGGAATTGAACGCTGCGACCGACAACCCGCTGGTGTTCTGGAACGACCGTGGCGCTCTCGAATTCCTCTCTGGCGGCAATTTCCATTGCGAGCCGCTGGGTTTCGCCATGGACATCCTGGCAATTGCCCTTGTCGAGATCGGCAATATTTCCGAGCGTCGTCTGTTCGCCTTGTGTGACACCACCTTGAACTATGGTCTGCCGCCGAACCTGGCCGGCAAGCCCATCGGCCTCAACTATGGCTATGGCATCATCTCCACGGCGGCAGCCGCCGTTGCTTCAGAAAACAAGACGCTCGCCTTCCCGTCGACCGCCGATACCATTCCCACCAAGAGCAGCCAGGAGGACCACGTCTCCATGGCCACGTGGGCCTGCCGGAAGACGCGCCAGGTGCTGGACAATGTGCCGAAGATTCTCGGCATCGAGGCCATGCTCGCCGCGAAGGCCATCTTCCTCACCCAGGAAGCGCTGGGCGGCTTCCAGCTCGGCGGCGGCAGCCAGGCGCTGTACGACCTCATCAAGAGCCGCCTGCCGCTGCAGCAGGAGGATGCCTACATGCAGCGCCAGTCCGTGCCTGCGATCAAGATGGCGCAGAGCGGTGAACTGCTGGCGGCGGTCGAGGCCAGGGTTGGCGCATTAAAGTGA
- a CDS encoding amidohydrolase family protein, whose translation MSDFDLVLAGTLVLPHRVVPGGFVAVRDGRVALVGQGAPPAARERHSLGEALILPGAIDAQVHSLSQKGAEDFIWSTRSAAAGGVTTIVDMPYDDGNLICSAEALKSKVAHAAPQARVDFALHGTVNPEEGAARIPEMVSAGACAFKFSTFGTHPVRFPRIPPQLLLECFTAIAREGLAAGVHNENHEAVETYVTKVRASGITDWRAHGLSRPPITELLAMHEIYEIGAMAGCDAHVVHCSLSRGYDIAAAYRTQGFTATVECCIHYLVLDEENDVRRLGGKAKINPPVRPRAEVEGLWRQVAAGNVWLVSTDHVSWTADRKTAPNMLANASGVPGLEAMVPLFVKGALERGVPLTWAARLMSANPARHFRIDDRKGNLAAGFDADIIVMTPEPYVYEAAASGHNVVDWSPYDGMTMPWRITATYLRGEQVYDGRAVLAEPGNGRFVRPPLTRAIASTA comes from the coding sequence ATGTCTGATTTCGATCTCGTGCTGGCTGGCACACTCGTCTTGCCCCATCGCGTTGTTCCGGGTGGCTTCGTGGCGGTACGTGATGGCCGCGTCGCTTTGGTGGGGCAGGGTGCTCCCCCGGCGGCGCGCGAGCGGCACAGCCTTGGCGAAGCGCTCATCCTGCCTGGCGCGATCGACGCGCAGGTGCATTCGCTTTCGCAGAAGGGCGCTGAGGATTTCATCTGGTCGACGCGATCAGCGGCGGCTGGTGGCGTTACCACGATTGTCGACATGCCCTATGACGACGGCAATCTCATCTGCTCCGCCGAGGCTTTGAAGAGCAAGGTCGCACACGCCGCGCCCCAGGCGCGGGTTGATTTCGCGCTGCATGGCACGGTCAATCCCGAGGAAGGCGCGGCGCGCATACCCGAGATGGTCTCGGCGGGGGCCTGCGCCTTCAAGTTCTCCACTTTCGGCACTCATCCCGTGCGTTTTCCGCGCATCCCGCCTCAGCTTCTCCTTGAATGTTTCACGGCAATAGCCCGCGAGGGACTGGCGGCCGGTGTCCATAATGAGAACCATGAGGCGGTCGAGACCTATGTGACGAAGGTCAGGGCCTCGGGCATCACCGATTGGCGCGCCCATGGCCTCTCGCGCCCCCCGATCACCGAGCTGCTTGCCATGCACGAGATCTACGAGATCGGGGCTATGGCGGGCTGTGATGCCCATGTGGTGCATTGCTCGCTTTCGCGCGGCTACGACATCGCCGCCGCGTATCGCACGCAAGGCTTCACCGCCACAGTGGAATGCTGCATCCATTACCTCGTGCTCGACGAGGAGAACGACGTGCGTCGCCTCGGCGGTAAGGCCAAGATCAATCCACCGGTGCGTCCCCGCGCGGAGGTCGAAGGACTTTGGCGGCAGGTGGCGGCCGGCAATGTCTGGCTCGTCTCGACGGATCACGTGTCGTGGACCGCGGATCGCAAGACCGCCCCGAACATGCTGGCCAATGCATCCGGCGTGCCGGGGCTCGAGGCCATGGTGCCGCTGTTCGTCAAGGGCGCGCTGGAGCGCGGCGTGCCACTGACCTGGGCGGCGCGGCTCATGAGCGCCAATCCCGCCCGGCATTTCCGTATCGATGACCGCAAGGGCAATCTTGCCGCCGGCTTCGACGCCGACATCATCGTCATGACGCCTGAGCCCTACGTCTATGAGGCGGCCGCCAGTGGTCACAACGTGGTCGACTGGAGCCCCTATGACGGGATGACGATGCCCTGGCGCATTACCGCCACCTACCTGCGTGGCGAGCAGGTTTATGACGGCCGGGCTGTGCTCGCCGAGCCCGGCAACGGCCGGTTCGTTCGCCCGCCACTCACCCGTGCGATCGCGAGCACGGCATGA